DNA from Verrucomicrobiia bacterium:
GACCCGTCGGGAAAGTGCCTTGCCCGCTCGGTGCGGAGACCGATGCGGCCTTCGGGAACGGTCCGCCAAACTCTTCGGATCCTTCCCCGATTGCCGATACCGCTTCCACCACTTGTAAAACGTCTTGGGCCGAATCGGATACCGGCGGCAAATCCCGGCTACCGGCCGACCACCCTCATGCTCCCGAATCCATTGCAACCGCCAGCGAATCTGCGTATACTGCCCCTTACCAGGCACGGGTACCCTCCTTGTTTTTTCATTCCAAACCCAAAACTAACAAGTGTTACCCATGTCTGGGTACTGTACAAAAACTGAAGGTGCCCCATTGACACCTTGCTTGCGATTGTTCAAATTGCCAAAGCCGGGGTGGTCCGAGCGTTCCGACGAGTCGGAATTGACAGCGGGCCTGAGAGAGTCCCGTAAAACCTGATCTGGGTAATGCCAGCGTAGGGACGAAAGCGCACACCCCCCGGATGCGCTTTTTTGTTTTCCTGCAATGCCGGATTCGATGCAATTCGGGACCAAAAATTAAGAAAGGAGTTCTAATATGCCTTTTCGCACATCCTTAAACGGGAATAAAACCCCCACCCAAATCTTTTTTGCCAAAAACGGCATAATCACCGAGGAAATGAAATACGTGGCCGAACTGGAAGGGCTCGACGCTGAATTAATCCGTTCGGAAGTCGCCCGCGGGCGCTTGATTATTCCGGCCAACATCAATCACAAATCCCTCGTGCCGATGGGCATCGGCAAAATGCTGAAAACCAAAATCAACGCCAACATCGGTAACTCGGCGATAACCTCAAACATCGACAAGGAGTTGGAAAAGCTGCAGTTCGCGGTGAGATACGGCGCCGACACGGTGATGGATCTTTCCACCGGCGGGCACTTGAACGAAATCCGGAGGGCAATTATCGACGCCTCCCCCGTGCCCATCGGCACCGTGCCGATTTATCAGATGGTTCAGCAAATCAAGAAAATCGAAGACCTGACCCCGGAGCTGATTCTCGACGTGATTGAATATCAGGCCCGGCAGGGGGTCGACTATATGACCATCCACGCCGGCGTTTTGATGCGCCACCTGCCGTTGGTAAAAGGTCGCATCACCGGCATTGTATCCCGCGGTGGCTCCCTTCTGGCCGCCTGGATTCTGGCTCATAAAAAAGAGAATCCTATGTACGTCCATTTCGACAAAATTTTGGACATCTGCCGCCGGTACGACGTCACGATTTCGCTGGGCGACGGGCTGCGCCCCGGCTGTCTGGCGGATGCCTCCGACCGCGCCCAGTTTGCCGAGCTGGATACGTTGGGCGAGCTGACCAAAAGATGCTGGGAGGCCGACGTGCAGGTGATGGTGGAAGGCCCCGGCCACATTCCGCTGGATGAAATTGCCATGAACGTCCAGCGCCAGCAGGAAATCTGCAACGAAGCCCCCTTTTATGTTCTGGGACCTTTGGTGACCGATGTGGCCCCCGGTTATGACCACATCACCTCTTCTATTGGCGCCACAATGGCCGCCTGGGCCGGCGCTTCACTGCTTTGCTACGTAACCCCCAAGGAGCATCTCGGACTGCCCAATGCGGAGGACGTCCGCCAAGGAGTAATCGCCTACAAAATCGCCGCCCATGCCGCCGATGTCGCCCTGAAGAAAAAAGGCGTCCGCCAGCGGGACGACGAGCTTTCCCACGCCCGCTTCAATTTCGACTGGGAGCGGCAGTTCGAGCTTTCGTTGGACCCGGAGACGGCGCGAAAGATGCACGATGAGACCCTTCCCCATCCGGCTCACAAAAACGCCGAGTTCTGCTCAATGTGCGGCCCCAAATTCTGCAGCATGCACATCTCCAAGCAGATTGCCGACTGGGAAGCCGTCCCCGTGAACGTCGAAGCGCTGGAAGTTTCGTAACCTGCTTTTTCCTCCCTTCGAGGGGAGGAATTAAGGCCGCCACCTACGGTAAAGGCCGAAGGATGGGGTCATTGACCTCAAACTCGAACGCCCTCCAAAACCGCTTGAGAAACCCCTCCCTCCGGCTATATTCATAAGCCGTGATTGTCGCCCGCTATATTTTGAAAGAGCATATCGGCCCGTTTTTCTTCGGTTTTGCCGTCATCACCCTCGTTTTGGTGATGGATTTCATCTTGGAAGTGATGCAGTCCATCATCACCAAAGGGGTCGGCGTCTGGGAGGTTCTGGAAATTTTCGGGCTGAACCTGGCCTGGATGCTGGCCTTGTCCGTGCCGATGTCCGTGCTCGTCGCCACGTTGATGGCCTACGGCCGGCTGGCCTCCGATTCCGAGATTCTCGCTCTGAAGTCCGCCGGCTGGAGCTGGCGGCGGCTGGCCGCACCCGGGTTGCTCTGGGGCGCGGTAATGGGGCTTTTTATGTTTTGGTTCAACAACCACGTCCTTCCGGAATCGAACCATCAGGCCCGGGTGAAGATGACCCGCCTGGCGCAAAAAAAACCGCTGGTCGTTTTGCAGCCGGGGGTTTTCAATAACCAGATTCCGGGCTACCAGATTTACTTGAAGGAAATCAATCCCATAACCAGCGAAGTGAAGGATATCCGGATTTTCGAGCAGACCGGCCGCAGGGTGCCGCGCACCATTTC
Protein-coding regions in this window:
- a CDS encoding helix-turn-helix domain-containing protein, which produces MPGKGQYTQIRWRLQWIREHEGGRPVAGICRRYPIRPKTFYKWWKRYRQSGKDPKSLADRSRRPHRSPHRAGKALSRRV
- the thiC gene encoding phosphomethylpyrimidine synthase ThiC, with the translated sequence MPFRTSLNGNKTPTQIFFAKNGIITEEMKYVAELEGLDAELIRSEVARGRLIIPANINHKSLVPMGIGKMLKTKINANIGNSAITSNIDKELEKLQFAVRYGADTVMDLSTGGHLNEIRRAIIDASPVPIGTVPIYQMVQQIKKIEDLTPELILDVIEYQARQGVDYMTIHAGVLMRHLPLVKGRITGIVSRGGSLLAAWILAHKKENPMYVHFDKILDICRRYDVTISLGDGLRPGCLADASDRAQFAELDTLGELTKRCWEADVQVMVEGPGHIPLDEIAMNVQRQQEICNEAPFYVLGPLVTDVAPGYDHITSSIGATMAAWAGASLLCYVTPKEHLGLPNAEDVRQGVIAYKIAAHAADVALKKKGVRQRDDELSHARFNFDWERQFELSLDPETARKMHDETLPHPAHKNAEFCSMCGPKFCSMHISKQIADWEAVPVNVEALEVS